Below is a window of Clostridiales bacterium DNA.
CCGTGGCCGGCTCCAACGTGGTGATTACGGACCTGCCCGGCGAGACGCTGAAGATGGCGACCGCCGTGATTGCGACCGGCCCCATCATCCTGCTGTATCCCTTCGTGCAGAAGTACTTCGTTGCCGGCCTGACGGTGGGCGCGGTGAAGGGATAAGGTTTCCCCAAGGGATTTATGCCCGGAAAGGGCTGAATCATATTATAAAAGGAGGGTACCCCATGAGAAAACTGATAGCGATTCTGATGACCCTGGCCATGGTATGCTGCCTGCTGCCCGTCGCGGTGGCGGAAGGCATCGACACTTCCGAGCACGTGAAGATCGTGTACCTGGTGACCGGCGACAAGCCCACCAACCGGACGGATGAAGTGCTTGCGAAGATCAACGAGCTGCTGACCGAAAAGATCAACGCGGAGCTGGAGTTCCGCTGGATCGAATGGACCGACTGGCAGACCCAGTACAACCTGGCGCTGGCGACCCAGAGCGGCGATATCGACCTGATCGGTACCGCTACCGACTGGCTCGACGCGTGGCCCAACAGCCAGAAGGGCGCTTTCCTGCCCCTGAGCGAGGACATGCTGAAGACCTACGCCCCCAAGACCTGGGAAACCGTTTCCGAAGCGCACTGGAACCTGTGCAAATACAACGGTGAAATCTACCTGATGCCCGAAGACAACTACGCGCAGTGGACCAACCACGGCTTCATGTACCGCGGTGACTGGGCGAAGGAAGCCGGACTGGAAAACGGCGTGCATTCCTGGGAAGACCTGGGCAAGTACTTTGCCTGGATCAAGGAGAACAAGCCGGATGTCGTCCCGTGGGACGCCAACGGCAACGGTTCTTCCTACAGCCCCCAGATGGCCGGCGGCTGGCAGACCTCCCATACCGGCAACATCGCCATTGAAGGATTCCCGGTAGCGATCTTCTACGGCGAGAGCAAGGAAAATCCCTACACCCTGAGCCGCTATTACGTTGAAGGCGACGAGCTGGTGAACTTTGCGAAGGAAATGAAGGCATGGGCAGACGCCGGATACTGGCGCGCGGACGTGCTGAACTACACCGGCGACGTTGTGGCGGAGATGGAAGAAGGCAAGACCGGCGCCCATCAGCACCACACCCAGACCTGGACCAGCGAGCGCACCACCATGGAACGCAAGCAGCCCGGTTCTGACCTCGGCTTCTTCTGGTTCGGCGAAGAAATGGGCAACCTGATCTCCCTGAACATCACCCACGGCGCCATGGCGGTTGCCGCGCAGAGCAAGCATCCGGAACGCGCCCTGATGGTGTATGACCTCATGCGGAATGATCCGGAAATCTACCACCTGATGCAGTACGGATTCGAAGGTGAAATGTACACCGTAGACGAGAACGGCCTGTTCTCCCGTCCCGAAGGCTTCGAAGATTCCGTGGACGGCGTGTCCTTCAACTTCTGGTGGGGCCGTAACGACAACCTGGAATACCGCAACGCGCAGCTCGACTGGGATGCCATCGGCGCGATGTACGATGCGTATGACAAGGTGAAGATCGACTATCCCTACGGCCAGTACATCTATGACAACTCCATGGTGGGTGTGTTCATGGACAACCTGAGCAATGTTTACAACACCTATATGCCGCGGATCGTATTCGGCATGAACGATGATCCGGAAGCCCTGGTTGCTGAATTCCGCCAGGCGCTGCAGGATGCGGGAATCGAAATGGTGATGCAGGAGATCCAGGGCCAGCTGGACGCTGTGTACGCCAAGTAATTCCCGGAAACAAAGGGCTGCCCGCGGTGGGTTTTCTTTCGGGGGCAGCCCCCTTTTTATGCCCGGCAGGGGTGCGCGGGAGCATCCCGGGGTATTTGCAGACGAGGAGAAACGCAGATGAGAAAGCAGATCGTTCTTGACGCCGGATGGCGGTTCCACTACGGGGACGCGGCAGACGCGGGCTTTATGGGATATGACGACCGGGGATGGCGGAAGGTGACACTGCCCCATGACTGGGCGGTGGAGCATCCCTTTGACATCTGCTGGGCGAGCGGAACGGGCTACCTGCCGGGAGGCACTGCCTGGTACCGGAAGCACTTTACGCTGACGGCGGAGGAGGCGGCCGGCCAGGTGATCCTGGGCTTCCAGGGAGTGTACAAGCATGCCAAAGTATGGGTGAACAGCAATTACCTGGGCAGCCATGCTTACGGCTATACCAGCTTCTCATTCAACATCGGCGAGTTCCTCCGGGAAGGGGAGAACGTGATCGCCGTACGCGTGGAGCACGAGGATGTGGCGGATTCCCGGTGGTATGCCGGCAGCGGTATCCAGCGGCACGTAATGCTGACGGTGACCGATACCGTATGCTTCCGGGAGCACGGGATTTACGCCGTGACGGAAGAAGACGAAAGCGGGAATGCTTCGGTGCGGATCCGGTACGGGACGGAAGGCGCGGATTCGGTGCGCTTCCGCCTGCTGGGAGCGGACGGGGAAACCGCCGCGGAAGGCATCGCAGGGGGAGCGGAAGGCACGGTGATCCTGCCGGCCGCCGGGCTGCGGCGCTGGAGCTGCGCGGATCCCTTCCTGTACATCCTGCAGGGTGAAGCCCTGAAGGACGGGAAGGTGACGGACCGCGAAGGGATTTCCTTTGGCATCCGGACATTCCGGTTTGACGCGGACAAGGGTTTCTTCCTGAACGGGGAGAGCATGAAGCTGAGGGGCGTGTGCGTCCACCACGACGCGGGCTGCCTGGGGGCCGCCGTACCGAAGAACGTGTGGAAGCACCGGCTGGAGAAGCTGAAGGAAATGGGCTGCAACGCCATCCGGACGGCGCACAATCCGCCGGATCCGGACCTGCTGGACCTTTGCGATGAGATGGGCTTCCTGGTGATGGACGAAGCCTTTGACGAGTGGGAAGGCACGAAGAACAAGTGGTGGCAGGGACACAATGTGTATCCCCCGAAGCATTTCGGCTACGCGGAGGATTTTCCGCAGTGGCATGAGGCCGACCTGCGGAGCATGGTGGAGCGGGACCGGAACCATCCCTGCGTGATCCTATGGAGCATCGGGAATGAGATCGACTATCCCAACGACCCGTACGTGACCCCGCTGTTCAAAGAGGTGCTGGGGAACAACGATGCCAACAAGCCGCTGGCGGAACGCCTGTACGACGTGCGCAAGCCGGATGCGGGACGGCTGGCGAAGGTGGCCGCGGAGCTGATGGATATCACACACCGGTATGACGATTCCCGGCCGGTGACCAGCGCCCTGAGCTTCCCGGAACTGAGCAACCGCACCGGGTACGCGGACGTGCTGGACCTGGCGGGCTACAACTACCGGGAGGGATTCTACGAGGCGGATCACGCAGCGTATCCCGGCCGGGTGATCCTGGGCAGCGAGAACAGCCATGATCCGGAAGCGTGGAAAGCGGTGACGGACCATGAATACATCGCCGGGCAGTTCCTGTGGACCGGGGTGGACTTCCTGGGCGAATGCCCCGGATGGCCGGTGCGCATCAGCCGGGCGGGCGCCCTGGACTTGCGCGGAAAGGAAAAGCCGCTGTATGCCCAGCGGAAGGCCCTGTGGACCGAAGTGCCCGTGATCCGGATCGCAGTGGGAAGCGCGGAGAAGGACGACGGCGCATGGGGTGAATGCTTCCGCTGGGAAGGCACACCCGGGGAGAAGAAACGGGTTGCCTGCTACACGAACGGGCAGGAAGCGGAGCTGTTCCTGAACGGGCGCAGCCTGGGCCGGAAGAAGCCGGACGGGGTGCGGGCCGTGTGGACCGTGAAATATGAGGACGGAATCCTGGAAGCCCGGACGGAAGGCGCCGAAGACCGACTGGCCACCCCCGGAAAAGCCGTGCGGCTGGAGCTGGTGAAAGACTGCGAAAGCCTGCAGGCCAACGGGACGGACGTGATGCAGATGGAAGCCATGCTGCTGGACGCCCAGGGGAACCCGGCGGCGGACGAAACGCTGCACTGCCAGATCCTCGGGGACCTGGAACTGCTGGGCCTGGAAAACGGAACGCCGGATGACCTGACACCGTACCGGGAGGCATACCGCGCCACCCGGGAGGGAACCCTGACCGTTTACCTGCGGGCGGGATGCACCGGAGGGAATGCCACCGTGCGGATCTGGAGCGAAAGCGGAATCGCGGCGGAAACTGAAGTAAAGATGCGGAAAGAATGAACAGGATGAGACTGAGGGGCGCCCCATTCCGGGGCGCCCCTTTTTAAGTGAAGAGTTGAGAGTGAAGAGTTGTGAAACGATGGGGATTGTCCCCATCGTTTCATTTGTGGTATACTGCAGCCATATAGAAGAAACCGATGGCAGATGAATCGTATATAGAGGCGGGAAGGAGAACCCGCCATGATATAAAGGCAATGTGGAGGATGGAACGATGAAGAGAAAACTGATGATCCTGCTGGCGGTGGTCCTGATGTGCGTGCTGGGTGCTGCAACAGCCGATGAGTCGCCGATCCTGGGGAAACCGCTGCCGGATTTCCATTTCCTGGATACGGCCCAGAAGATCCAGACCCTGTCCGGGCTCATGGAGGGCAAGGACGCGGCGCTGATCAACCTGTGGACATCCTGGTGCCGCCCCTGCAAGCTGGAATATCCATTCCTGAACCAGGCGTACGAAAAGTACGGGGACCGGGTAGCGTTTATCGGGCTGAGCGTTGATCCGGAGGATACGCTGTTTGACATCAAGGAAATCAAAAAGGACTATAAGCTGGCGTATCCGGTGGGCCGGGAAGAACATTCCGGGCTCCTGGATTACCTCGGCGGAAGCCATGGGACCCCGACCACCATCATCGTGGACCGTTTTGGGAATGCCGTGTATTTACAGGTAGGCGCGTTCTTCAGCTATGACCAGATTGAGCGGCTGATGGAAGAGTTCCTGGCGGAGGATTATACCGAATCCAGACCGCTCGTCCGGCTCCCGCTGCCGACCGCAACCCAGGCGCTTCCGGTTGCTTCGTCCCGGCACATCTGGGTGGAGGAAGAAGATGCCCGGCATGTCTGCGTTACGACCCATTTCGGCAATGAGGAAATGGCAGCCTGGTACGGGGATCAGGTGTGCGATGGCTGGGTGTTCAGCGGCGATTCCATACGGTTGGCCATGACCCTGGGACCCGGGGATGACCCGCAGAATATTGAGTTCAGGGATCTGAACAACTTTATCAATTTTGAGATGGGCTCCCTGCTGGATCCGGAGCGAAACCTTTATACCTATGAGATGCCGATGATACCGGATCCGGAACTGGACACCTGGTACAACATAACGCTGGGAATCAAGGAAGGATATATTGATGATGACCCGGCCTATACCGAAGTGATCATTTTCCCTGACGAGGATGCGATCCGGGCTTTTGTGGCATACTGCGCGGAGGATGGGGACACGGTTACCTGGGAGTATACGGATGAGGTGAAGACCGGGCCGGAAAACGGCACAGAAGGAGCGTATATCCTGCGCGCGATCGACCAGTACGGGCAACCAGTGACGGGAGTAACCGCCAGCTTCTGCACGGACGAGACATGCTATCCGGCCAAAGCGGATGAAAACGGCGTGATCACCTTTACCGGGGAAAAACAGAACTACCATGTCCAGGTGGTGAAAACGCCGGAGAGGACCCGCGCGGACAAGGATTTTGAGCTGCAGACCGGGGAAGAGTACGGGGAATGGATTCTGGTGCTGCATCGGGAATAAGCATTTCATACGAAACTCGATAAAGCTGGACGAAAAAAGGAACGTTGTTCAGAAACGCTCCAGCCCGGGGTATATCGTTTCGGGACACGCTCTCGCTGTGTTTCGCACGCAGCGGATGCTAAGCTCTGCCGTCGCTTAACAGCTCGGCAATCGCCAAGCACCGGCGTGCTCAAAACGTCCCGAGAACGAAACACCCCGGGCTTTCGCTTGCAAGCAGCATGGAACGAAAAAGACCGTCCCTCCGTTCCGTGGAACGAAAAAGACCGTCCCTCCGTTCCGGTCCCTCCGTTCCGAAAACGGCTGTGAAAACGGCCGTTTTCTGTTGCCCGGAAGGGCAGGATGTGGTATGCTGAACCCCGGAAAAACCGGAAAACAGAAAGATAAACGGAGGCAATGAATGCCATGCGCCATGAAGTGATTCAACTTCCCGAAACGGGAGTGGAACTGGAAACCTACCTGACGGACAACCGGGCGGTGGAAGCGGGGAGAAGGAAACCGCTGATGCTGGTATTTCCCGGCGGCGCATACGCGTACCGCAGCGACCGGGAAGCGGAGCCGGTGGCCCTGCGGCTGACGTCGCTGGGAATCCAGGCGGTGATTGTGCGCTATTCCGTGGCGCCGGCACGGTATCCGAAGGCACTGGAGGAGGCTGCGGAGGCGGTGGCATATGCCCATGCGCACGCGGAGGAGTGGCTGTGCGATCCGAAGATGGTGGCGGTGATGGGCTTTTCCGCCGGCGGACACGCTGCGGCGCACATCGGCCTGAAGTGGCATCAGATGCCGCAGGGAGCAGCCTGCCGACCGGACGCCATGATCCTGGGTTACCCGGTAATTACCTCCGGGGTGCATGCCCACCGGGGTTCCTTTGAGAACCTGCTGGGAGAAGACTATGAGAAGCTGAAAGACGAAATGTCCCTGGAGAACTTTGTGACGGATGATACGCCGCCCACTTTCCTGTGGCACACGCGGGAGGACGGAGCCGTTCCCGTGGAGAACAGCCTGCTGCTGGCCAATGAGCTGTGCCGGCACGGAATTGATTTTGAACTGCATATCTGGCAGCGCGGCAGGCACGGGATGAGCCTGGCCAACGACCAGGTGTACGCGCCGGACGACGCGAACATCCGCCCGGAATGCCAGGAATGGATTGAAATGGCCGCGCGGTGGCTGCGCGCGCTGAAATAAAAAAACGCCGGGAAGGAGAACCCGGCGCGGTGGAGGAGAAGAAACATGAAAATCCTTGTACTGAACGGAAGCCCCAAAGAAAAGAGCGATACGTTCCGGATGACCGAGGCGTTCCTGAAAGGCCTGAACCGGAACGGAGAGCATGAAGTGAACGTGATCCGCGTGATCGACAAGGACATCGCGCCCTGCCGGGGCTGCTTCGGCTGCTGGGAGCGGATGGACGGACACTGCGTGATTGAGGATGACCAGAACGCGATCCTGGACATCTACCGGGAGGCGGACATCATCATCTGGAGCTTCCCGCTCTACTGCTACGGGATGCCCAGCCACCTGAAGGCGCTCCTGGACCGGACGATCCCGCTGGTAAAGATGAAGATGGTGCAGGAAGCGGACGGAACGGTCCGCCACGCGGCGCTGGCGGATTTCTCAAAGATCCATACGCTGGTGATCTGCGGATGCGGATTCCCGGACTGGGACGGGAACTTTGACGGCCTGAAGATTATGTGCCGGAACGGCTTCGGGAACCTGGACATGGTATGCGTGCCGGAAACGCCGATGCTGAACGTGCCGGCAGCGGCCCCGCTGGCGGATCCGAAGCTGGCGCGCTTTGAGGCGGCGGGCGAGGAATATGCCGCCGCGCTGACGCTTTCCCCGGAGACGGTGGCGGAGCTGGAAAGCCCTATGATCCCGAAGGAAATGTATATCCGGATCGTGAACGGGGAACAGTAAGACTGTGCTGAAAATGTTTATCGCTGGCGGGACCGCGCGGATTATGGTATATTGAATAAGGCGCGGGACCTGCGGGAGAACAGGGCAGGCGCACGGAGGAGGAACGGGAATGGAAATCCGGTACCAGAAGATGGCAAAGGCATTCAAGGCCCTGTCGGATCCCAAACGGGTGAAGATTGTGGATATGCTGGGCTGCGGGGAAATGTGCGCGTGCGTGCTCCTGAAGGCGTTTGAGATCACCCAGCCGACGCTGGCCCACGACATGAAGGTGCTGACGGACGCGGAGCTCGTGGTGAGCCGGCGGGAAGGGAAGCGGACGATGTATTCGCTGAACTGGACCACGCAGAAGCGGATGAACAAGATTATGGAAAACCTGGTTGCGCAGTGTGATTCCCAGTGCTGCAAATGAGAAAACCAGGCGGCACAGACTGTCACACGCCGGATTTCCGGCGTGTTTTTCCATGGGACAAAATTTAATTGAAATATAGAAATATTTCTATTAATTTTCCAACCGGCGGCGAGTATGATAGGGGCACGGGCCTGAGCCCGGGAAAGAGAGGTCCACCCCATGAAAAAACTGATTGGTATGCTCGTTGCCCTTGTACTGATGATGACCATGACAGCCGCGCTCGCGGAAGGAGATATTGTCCTGGGCCAGGTGGAATACCCGGCACATGGAACGTCCAGCTTTGCCGTGATTACTGTGGCGCTGCAGGATGACGTGATCGTCGCAGCAAAAATTGATGAATTCCAGTTCATGAAAGACCGGGAAGACCTGCCGGCCATCGGCGTTCCGAACAGCCTGGATAAGCTGGGCGAAAGCTTCCCGGAAGGACAGGTGCTGGGTTCCAAGCGCGTGAACAACGACCTGTACAGCCTGAACATGCAGCGCGGCGGCTCCACGACGCAGATTTCCGCGAACTTCAACGCGATTGAAGCGTTTGTGAAGGGCAA
It encodes the following:
- a CDS encoding carbohydrate ABC transporter substrate-binding protein, yielding MRKLIAILMTLAMVCCLLPVAVAEGIDTSEHVKIVYLVTGDKPTNRTDEVLAKINELLTEKINAELEFRWIEWTDWQTQYNLALATQSGDIDLIGTATDWLDAWPNSQKGAFLPLSEDMLKTYAPKTWETVSEAHWNLCKYNGEIYLMPEDNYAQWTNHGFMYRGDWAKEAGLENGVHSWEDLGKYFAWIKENKPDVVPWDANGNGSSYSPQMAGGWQTSHTGNIAIEGFPVAIFYGESKENPYTLSRYYVEGDELVNFAKEMKAWADAGYWRADVLNYTGDVVAEMEEGKTGAHQHHTQTWTSERTTMERKQPGSDLGFFWFGEEMGNLISLNITHGAMAVAAQSKHPERALMVYDLMRNDPEIYHLMQYGFEGEMYTVDENGLFSRPEGFEDSVDGVSFNFWWGRNDNLEYRNAQLDWDAIGAMYDAYDKVKIDYPYGQYIYDNSMVGVFMDNLSNVYNTYMPRIVFGMNDDPEALVAEFRQALQDAGIEMVMQEIQGQLDAVYAK
- a CDS encoding DUF4982 domain-containing protein, which encodes MRKQIVLDAGWRFHYGDAADAGFMGYDDRGWRKVTLPHDWAVEHPFDICWASGTGYLPGGTAWYRKHFTLTAEEAAGQVILGFQGVYKHAKVWVNSNYLGSHAYGYTSFSFNIGEFLREGENVIAVRVEHEDVADSRWYAGSGIQRHVMLTVTDTVCFREHGIYAVTEEDESGNASVRIRYGTEGADSVRFRLLGADGETAAEGIAGGAEGTVILPAAGLRRWSCADPFLYILQGEALKDGKVTDREGISFGIRTFRFDADKGFFLNGESMKLRGVCVHHDAGCLGAAVPKNVWKHRLEKLKEMGCNAIRTAHNPPDPDLLDLCDEMGFLVMDEAFDEWEGTKNKWWQGHNVYPPKHFGYAEDFPQWHEADLRSMVERDRNHPCVILWSIGNEIDYPNDPYVTPLFKEVLGNNDANKPLAERLYDVRKPDAGRLAKVAAELMDITHRYDDSRPVTSALSFPELSNRTGYADVLDLAGYNYREGFYEADHAAYPGRVILGSENSHDPEAWKAVTDHEYIAGQFLWTGVDFLGECPGWPVRISRAGALDLRGKEKPLYAQRKALWTEVPVIRIAVGSAEKDDGAWGECFRWEGTPGEKKRVACYTNGQEAELFLNGRSLGRKKPDGVRAVWTVKYEDGILEARTEGAEDRLATPGKAVRLELVKDCESLQANGTDVMQMEAMLLDAQGNPAADETLHCQILGDLELLGLENGTPDDLTPYREAYRATREGTLTVYLRAGCTGGNATVRIWSESGIAAETEVKMRKE
- a CDS encoding redoxin domain-containing protein, which codes for MKRKLMILLAVVLMCVLGAATADESPILGKPLPDFHFLDTAQKIQTLSGLMEGKDAALINLWTSWCRPCKLEYPFLNQAYEKYGDRVAFIGLSVDPEDTLFDIKEIKKDYKLAYPVGREEHSGLLDYLGGSHGTPTTIIVDRFGNAVYLQVGAFFSYDQIERLMEEFLAEDYTESRPLVRLPLPTATQALPVASSRHIWVEEEDARHVCVTTHFGNEEMAAWYGDQVCDGWVFSGDSIRLAMTLGPGDDPQNIEFRDLNNFINFEMGSLLDPERNLYTYEMPMIPDPELDTWYNITLGIKEGYIDDDPAYTEVIIFPDEDAIRAFVAYCAEDGDTVTWEYTDEVKTGPENGTEGAYILRAIDQYGQPVTGVTASFCTDETCYPAKADENGVITFTGEKQNYHVQVVKTPERTRADKDFELQTGEEYGEWILVLHRE
- a CDS encoding alpha/beta hydrolase; this translates as MRHEVIQLPETGVELETYLTDNRAVEAGRRKPLMLVFPGGAYAYRSDREAEPVALRLTSLGIQAVIVRYSVAPARYPKALEEAAEAVAYAHAHAEEWLCDPKMVAVMGFSAGGHAAAHIGLKWHQMPQGAACRPDAMILGYPVITSGVHAHRGSFENLLGEDYEKLKDEMSLENFVTDDTPPTFLWHTREDGAVPVENSLLLANELCRHGIDFELHIWQRGRHGMSLANDQVYAPDDANIRPECQEWIEMAARWLRALK
- a CDS encoding flavodoxin family protein produces the protein MKILVLNGSPKEKSDTFRMTEAFLKGLNRNGEHEVNVIRVIDKDIAPCRGCFGCWERMDGHCVIEDDQNAILDIYREADIIIWSFPLYCYGMPSHLKALLDRTIPLVKMKMVQEADGTVRHAALADFSKIHTLVICGCGFPDWDGNFDGLKIMCRNGFGNLDMVCVPETPMLNVPAAAPLADPKLARFEAAGEEYAAALTLSPETVAELESPMIPKEMYIRIVNGEQ
- a CDS encoding winged helix-turn-helix transcriptional regulator: MEIRYQKMAKAFKALSDPKRVKIVDMLGCGEMCACVLLKAFEITQPTLAHDMKVLTDAELVVSRREGKRTMYSLNWTTQKRMNKIMENLVAQCDSQCCK